The Opitutus sp. ER46 genome contains a region encoding:
- a CDS encoding response regulator transcription factor produces the protein MISAIIADDHEIVRHGLRSILEQDGTCRVVGEAADGLTATQLVDKFKPAILILDLNMPRVHGLEVLRQVRAGSPHTRVIVLSMHNDEPYVIEALRAGAMAYLLKGSESQDITRALKEVLAGRRYLSATLSEWAINALAAKPADDNDPLHHLTQRERMVLQLAAEGLSNTEVAEKLFISPRTAETHRTNLLRKLGLQTQTDLVRFAIRKGLISP, from the coding sequence ATGATTTCCGCCATCATCGCCGACGACCACGAGATCGTTCGCCACGGCCTGCGCAGCATCCTCGAGCAGGACGGCACCTGTCGCGTGGTGGGGGAAGCGGCGGACGGACTGACGGCCACGCAGCTCGTCGACAAGTTCAAGCCCGCCATCCTCATCCTCGACCTCAACATGCCGCGCGTGCACGGCCTCGAGGTTCTGCGCCAGGTGCGGGCCGGCAGTCCCCACACCCGCGTGATCGTGCTCTCGATGCACAACGACGAGCCCTACGTGATCGAGGCGCTGCGGGCCGGTGCGATGGCCTACCTGCTCAAGGGATCCGAGTCCCAGGACATCACCCGCGCCCTGAAGGAAGTGCTCGCCGGCCGCCGCTATCTCAGCGCCACGCTTTCCGAGTGGGCCATCAACGCGCTGGCCGCAAAACCCGCGGACGACAACGATCCGCTGCACCACCTGACCCAACGTGAACGCATGGTCCTCCAGCTTGCCGCCGAAGGCCTCAGCAACACCGAGGTGGCCGAAAAGCTCTTCATCAGTCCGCGCACCGCGGAAACGCACCGCACCAACTTGCTGCGGAAGCTGGGACTGCAGACCCAGACCGACCTGGTCCGGTTTGCCATTCGCAAGGGCCTCATCAGCCCGTAA
- a CDS encoding PAS domain-containing sensor histidine kinase: MDSNPVPANAPSGSAATWLGPWATSADFAYCRDPQGRILAVNVSFARKFGRAAASFTDRPVSELVHAEDAPVLESSVLEVAQPPYQARTEHRWMTPQGIRWLEWEESAVRDAGGQLQAIRAVGRDTTRRRLAEEQYYRLSRAVEQSPVSIVITDLDGHAQYVNSKFTQVTGHTLEDIIEKNIEVLQDGHPDQASFNAFWKTIRAGGEWRGELSTSRQDGSVIWESVKVSCVRNSNGDITNILCLREDITERKLLEQQLRQAQKMESLGTLAGGIAHDFNNLLAIINGYSEFCQQGTPDPAVLQKSLREIHHAAQRASGLVRQILTFSRKNDVKFAPVDLNQLVRDLTTLMSETFPRTVTLHLQLQDRLPALLADTNQLQQIILNLCVNARDAMPSGGSITLTTETVAGGTLRRLGGDATRQYACLHVVDTGTGIPPEVRQRIFEPFFTTKQGSHGTGLGLAVVYGIVVSHHGFIDVESAPGKGSTFSVYLPLAEVSAAAQPGASGGDFPGGNESLLIVDDEESLRNLLATALARKGYTTTTAHSGIDAIELISDTSRHYDAVLLDLNMPGATGVEVLKVIRLCRPKLRVVIVSGHITPAARAEFEQLGQRYFVQKPYKLHELGRQVRQLLDSPLLND; this comes from the coding sequence ATGGATTCGAATCCCGTTCCCGCCAACGCGCCCAGCGGTTCCGCCGCCACGTGGCTCGGCCCTTGGGCCACGAGCGCCGATTTTGCGTACTGCCGCGACCCGCAGGGCCGCATCCTCGCCGTCAATGTCTCGTTCGCCCGCAAGTTTGGCCGGGCCGCGGCATCGTTCACCGACCGGCCGGTCAGCGAACTCGTGCATGCCGAGGACGCCCCGGTGCTGGAATCGTCGGTGCTCGAGGTCGCCCAGCCGCCCTACCAGGCGCGGACCGAACATCGGTGGATGACGCCACAAGGCATCCGCTGGCTCGAATGGGAGGAAAGCGCCGTGCGGGATGCCGGCGGCCAGCTGCAGGCGATTCGCGCGGTCGGCCGCGACACCACGCGCCGGCGCCTCGCTGAAGAGCAGTACTACCGGCTGTCCCGGGCAGTGGAACAGTCTCCGGTCTCGATCGTCATCACCGACCTCGATGGCCACGCGCAGTACGTGAACTCGAAGTTCACCCAGGTGACGGGGCACACCCTCGAGGATATCATCGAGAAGAACATCGAAGTGCTGCAGGACGGCCATCCGGACCAGGCTTCGTTCAACGCATTCTGGAAGACGATCCGGGCCGGTGGTGAATGGCGGGGCGAGTTATCCACCTCGCGCCAGGATGGGTCGGTCATCTGGGAGTCGGTCAAGGTCTCGTGCGTCCGCAACTCGAACGGCGACATCACCAACATCCTCTGCCTCCGGGAGGACATCACCGAACGCAAGCTGCTCGAGCAGCAGCTGCGGCAGGCGCAGAAGATGGAGAGCCTCGGAACGCTGGCCGGCGGCATCGCCCACGACTTCAACAACCTGCTCGCGATCATCAACGGCTACTCGGAGTTCTGCCAGCAGGGCACCCCCGATCCCGCCGTGCTTCAAAAGAGCCTGCGCGAGATCCACCACGCCGCCCAGCGGGCCAGCGGGCTCGTGCGCCAGATCCTCACCTTCAGCCGCAAGAACGACGTCAAGTTCGCACCGGTCGACCTGAACCAGCTGGTCCGCGACCTCACGACGCTGATGTCGGAGACGTTCCCGCGCACGGTGACGCTGCACCTGCAACTCCAGGACCGGTTGCCTGCGCTCCTCGCAGACACCAACCAACTGCAGCAGATCATCCTCAACCTGTGCGTGAACGCCCGCGACGCCATGCCGTCGGGCGGTTCCATCACGCTGACGACGGAGACCGTCGCCGGCGGCACGCTGCGGCGCCTTGGTGGCGACGCGACCCGACAATACGCCTGCCTCCATGTCGTGGATACCGGCACGGGCATCCCCCCCGAGGTGCGGCAGCGAATCTTCGAGCCGTTCTTCACGACCAAGCAGGGCAGTCACGGCACCGGCCTCGGCCTGGCCGTCGTGTATGGCATCGTCGTGTCGCACCACGGTTTCATCGATGTCGAGTCCGCCCCGGGCAAGGGCAGCACCTTCAGCGTCTACCTGCCGCTCGCCGAGGTCAGCGCCGCGGCCCAACCCGGCGCCTCGGGCGGGGATTTCCCGGGGGGCAACGAGTCGCTGCTGATCGTCGATGACGAAGAGTCCCTTCGCAACCTGCTGGCGACCGCGCTGGCCCGAAAGGGATACACGACGACAACCGCCCACTCCGGCATCGATGCGATCGAGCTCATCAGCGACACGAGCCGCCATTACGATGCCGTGTTGCTGGACCTGAACATGCCGGGCGCGACCGGCGTCGAAGTTCTGAAGGTCATTCGCCTTTGCCGGCCGAAGCTGCGGGTCGTGATCGTCAGCGGCCATATCACCCCGGCCGCAAGAGCCGAGTTCGAGCAGCTTGGCCAGCGGTACTTCGTCCAGAAGCCGTACAAGCTCCACGAGCTCGGCCGGCAAGTCCGGCAGTTGCTGGACTCTCCCCTGCTAAACGATTGA
- a CDS encoding tetratricopeptide repeat protein, protein MIRFRPAPFSFARAVACLALVLVLNARARASEAPAPAAPAPAPLQGLSAARETAAPAVSSTPSTLLAPLAGNVTGGKETQASPAVRAAQSEKRNIRDEIQGLLNLGASLTDRAAPDYEAAEIAYRQVLNSSDADVRATKSALLGLGHMHRKKGEFTKAAAIYERFLADYPGDERMPDALLELGRTLRDMGAYKLAIARFYSVINSTLKVAGEDFERYQVLAKTAQFEIAETHFAAGEYEEANKYYTKFRLLDVAPVDRARAHFKAADALRREGKLDAAVTAFRAYIEQWPDDENMPEARYLLAMTLRDLKRPQEAFAVALDLLRAEKARVATAPKRWLYWQLVTGNQLANEFFDQGAIVDAHKIYSALLELSPDLSWRLPITYQLGLCFERLGSVERARDSFQSVIDLAGAKPAPQYAELAEMAAWRIEHLAWRDRVTREVSSFFDSTTGKQVANPPTPPPNAATP, encoded by the coding sequence ATGATTCGTTTTCGCCCTGCGCCGTTCTCGTTCGCACGCGCGGTCGCCTGCCTGGCGCTCGTGCTGGTGCTGAACGCGCGCGCCCGGGCGAGTGAAGCGCCCGCGCCCGCGGCTCCGGCGCCAGCTCCCCTGCAGGGACTCAGCGCCGCGCGTGAAACCGCCGCGCCTGCCGTCTCCTCCACGCCGAGCACGCTGCTCGCGCCTCTCGCCGGAAATGTGACCGGCGGCAAGGAGACCCAGGCCTCCCCGGCGGTAAGGGCAGCGCAGTCGGAAAAACGCAATATTCGGGACGAAATCCAGGGGCTGCTGAACCTCGGGGCCAGCCTCACCGACCGGGCCGCCCCGGATTACGAAGCCGCCGAGATCGCCTACCGACAGGTGCTGAACTCGAGCGACGCCGATGTGCGCGCCACCAAGTCCGCCCTGCTCGGGCTCGGTCACATGCATCGGAAGAAGGGCGAGTTCACCAAGGCCGCCGCCATCTACGAACGCTTCCTGGCCGACTATCCCGGGGACGAGCGCATGCCCGACGCGCTGCTGGAACTCGGTCGCACCCTGCGGGACATGGGCGCCTACAAGCTCGCGATCGCGCGTTTCTACAGTGTGATCAATTCGACGCTCAAGGTGGCGGGAGAAGACTTCGAGCGTTACCAGGTGCTCGCCAAGACCGCGCAGTTCGAGATCGCCGAGACCCACTTCGCCGCCGGCGAATACGAGGAGGCGAACAAGTACTACACGAAGTTTCGGCTGCTGGATGTTGCCCCGGTCGACCGCGCCCGGGCCCACTTCAAGGCCGCCGACGCGCTCCGACGTGAAGGCAAGCTCGACGCCGCCGTCACGGCCTTTCGTGCCTACATCGAGCAGTGGCCGGACGACGAGAACATGCCGGAAGCACGGTACCTGCTGGCGATGACCCTGCGGGATCTGAAACGCCCCCAGGAAGCGTTCGCCGTCGCGCTCGACCTGCTCCGCGCCGAGAAGGCCCGCGTCGCCACGGCGCCCAAGCGCTGGCTGTACTGGCAACTCGTCACCGGCAATCAGCTCGCCAACGAGTTCTTCGACCAGGGCGCGATCGTCGACGCCCACAAGATTTACTCCGCGCTGCTCGAGCTCTCGCCCGACCTCTCGTGGCGCCTGCCGATCACCTACCAGTTGGGACTCTGCTTCGAGCGGCTCGGCTCGGTGGAGCGCGCCCGGGACTCTTTTCAAAGCGTGATCGATCTGGCCGGCGCCAAACCCGCCCCGCAATATGCTGAACTCGCGGAGATGGCGGCGTGGCGAATCGAACATCTCGCGTGGCGCGACCGCGTGACCCGCGAAGTCAGCTCATTCTTCGACTCGACGACCGGCAAGCAGGTGGCCAATCCTCCGACACCACCCCCGAATGCCGCCACGCCATGA
- a CDS encoding HDOD domain-containing protein, which yields MIAPTVSREALLHVVKNLPAAPRILAQLGTLLLDPNSDLTDVVDLLRHDSALTARVIRVSNSAAYGAGSRAGSIEEALMRVGFNEVYRLIGLAAVAQVAEDSLRNYGVSGTRLRENSLFCAFIMEILAPAIDLDARAAYTAGLLRSTGKIAVDRLAPGPLHIRNYAASGQGRPLDTWEMETVGIDNCAAAAMVLGEWRFPQPTIDAIREHYRPHPTATPMAALLNIACGAAEKAGYPLPGEITYWDVTPAKLELAHVDSDMIERAIERAGYQFERAREAIS from the coding sequence ATGATCGCTCCGACCGTCTCTCGCGAAGCGCTGCTGCACGTGGTGAAGAACCTGCCGGCGGCGCCGCGCATATTGGCGCAACTTGGGACGTTGCTGCTGGATCCGAACTCCGACCTTACCGACGTGGTTGACCTGCTCCGCCATGACTCAGCGCTGACGGCGCGCGTGATCCGCGTGAGCAACAGCGCGGCGTACGGCGCGGGCTCGCGCGCGGGCTCGATCGAGGAGGCGCTGATGCGCGTGGGCTTCAACGAGGTGTATCGGTTGATCGGTCTCGCGGCGGTTGCGCAGGTGGCGGAGGACAGCTTGCGCAACTACGGCGTCAGTGGCACCCGCCTCCGGGAGAACTCCCTATTCTGCGCCTTCATCATGGAGATCCTGGCCCCGGCCATCGATCTCGATGCCCGGGCGGCCTACACCGCGGGGCTGTTGCGATCGACCGGCAAGATCGCGGTGGACCGTCTGGCTCCCGGTCCACTGCACATTCGCAACTACGCGGCGTCGGGTCAGGGCCGTCCGCTCGACACCTGGGAAATGGAGACGGTGGGCATCGACAACTGCGCTGCCGCCGCGATGGTGCTCGGCGAGTGGCGTTTCCCGCAGCCGACGATCGATGCGATTCGTGAGCATTACCGGCCGCATCCGACCGCCACGCCGATGGCGGCGCTCCTGAATATCGCGTGCGGCGCGGCGGAGAAGGCGGGGTATCCGTTGCCGGGAGAGATCACCTACTGGGACGTCACTCCGGCCAAGCTGGAACTCGCCCACGTGGATTCCGACATGATCGAGCGGGCCATCGAGCGGGCCGGCTACCAGTTTGAACGGGCTCGCGAAGCCATCAGTTAA
- a CDS encoding BamA/TamA family outer membrane protein, protein MSRLNHRIFSLRRVVAAMLLATFGTLADAKVPIKVSGLGWIDDREMRLALERLTGAREADVLRANAIEDAAVILTSALNDEGFQRPTIEIVTTREDGTEERFTFDPTFEHPVPRTWRAKALRFRIESGPRWRITGVRIEGLTVLGRDDGEAYFRSDAVLLARARANAYSKGRVGRSEAALLDELRRRGYGEAKVEATIEQVDERTGNVALRVVVHEGPRWVVERVEVSHVPAEGVTLPDPSMWSGVNATPTLEQDVRQALRLGFYHGGYPDVAVTLHTRPGPVHEGVRQVVLVARVNSGPRVTMGQARFEGNRKTRESVLQRRVSLRPGEPLNPVEMDRARQRISRLGVFESVDLRYEPAGEGTRDPVFSLKEGPAYETNLIMGYGSYEQLRGGVEYRQMNLFGLAHQSRGLLVQSMKSTRGEYTYTVPELFGESIDGAAKVFGLQRQEIAFQRQEYGATFSLRRALAALHGDATLGYTFEALRNRENALSTVATDAKQLNVASVTAVVTTDRRDNALRPHKGYHGMVQLELASPKFGGVAEYQRFEFSGSYHTAWGRGRWIHVGLSHGVITTVGADDDRNLPVNKRFFPGGDNSIRGYQMGEAAPRGADGRFLGAKSYALLNVELEQALTQTWSVVAFADALGNATQLRDYPFRERLYSVGLGLRYQTIVGPVRLEYGRNVNPRHDDPPGTWQVSIGFPF, encoded by the coding sequence CCGACGGGTCGTCGCCGCGATGCTCTTGGCGACGTTCGGGACTTTGGCGGACGCCAAGGTGCCGATTAAAGTCTCGGGGCTTGGCTGGATCGATGATCGCGAAATGCGGCTGGCGCTGGAACGACTGACCGGGGCGCGGGAGGCGGATGTTCTTCGTGCGAACGCGATCGAGGATGCGGCCGTGATCCTGACGTCGGCGCTCAACGATGAAGGGTTTCAGCGGCCGACGATCGAGATCGTCACGACACGCGAGGACGGGACGGAGGAGCGCTTCACGTTTGACCCGACGTTCGAGCACCCGGTGCCGCGGACGTGGCGGGCGAAGGCGTTGCGTTTCCGCATCGAGTCGGGGCCGCGCTGGCGGATCACCGGCGTGCGCATCGAGGGACTCACCGTCCTCGGTCGCGACGACGGCGAGGCGTATTTTCGGAGCGACGCCGTGCTCTTGGCGCGGGCGCGCGCCAATGCGTATTCGAAAGGACGGGTGGGGCGGAGCGAGGCGGCGTTGCTCGACGAGTTGCGGCGGCGCGGATACGGCGAAGCGAAAGTGGAGGCGACGATCGAACAGGTGGATGAACGCACCGGGAACGTGGCCCTGCGCGTGGTGGTGCATGAGGGACCGCGGTGGGTGGTGGAACGGGTTGAGGTAAGTCATGTGCCCGCGGAGGGCGTCACGCTGCCTGATCCCTCGATGTGGAGCGGCGTGAACGCGACGCCGACGCTGGAGCAGGATGTGCGGCAGGCCTTGCGCCTGGGGTTCTACCACGGCGGTTACCCCGATGTGGCGGTCACCTTGCACACGCGACCAGGACCGGTGCACGAAGGGGTGCGCCAGGTGGTACTGGTGGCACGCGTCAATTCCGGTCCGCGGGTGACGATGGGCCAGGCCCGGTTCGAGGGTAACCGCAAGACGCGCGAGTCGGTCCTGCAACGACGGGTGAGCCTCCGCCCGGGGGAGCCGCTGAACCCGGTGGAGATGGACCGGGCGCGACAACGCATTTCGCGCCTCGGGGTATTTGAGTCGGTTGACCTGCGGTACGAGCCGGCGGGCGAGGGGACGCGTGATCCCGTATTTTCCCTGAAGGAGGGACCCGCGTACGAGACCAACCTGATCATGGGGTATGGCAGCTATGAGCAGCTCCGCGGTGGAGTGGAGTACCGACAGATGAATCTCTTTGGCCTCGCACACCAGAGCCGGGGTCTGCTCGTGCAGTCGATGAAGAGCACGCGCGGCGAGTACACCTACACGGTGCCGGAGCTTTTCGGTGAATCCATCGATGGCGCGGCGAAAGTCTTTGGCCTCCAGCGCCAGGAGATCGCGTTTCAACGGCAGGAATATGGTGCAACCTTCAGCCTGCGGCGCGCGCTCGCCGCGCTGCATGGCGACGCCACCCTGGGCTATACGTTTGAGGCGCTCCGCAATCGGGAGAACGCGTTGTCCACCGTGGCGACCGATGCGAAACAGCTGAATGTGGCGAGCGTGACGGCGGTGGTGACGACCGACCGGCGGGACAATGCGTTGCGGCCGCACAAGGGCTACCACGGCATGGTCCAGCTCGAACTCGCGAGTCCGAAGTTTGGCGGAGTGGCCGAGTATCAACGTTTCGAGTTCAGTGGCTCCTATCACACCGCGTGGGGACGAGGCCGCTGGATCCATGTGGGGCTGTCGCATGGCGTCATCACGACTGTCGGTGCGGACGACGACCGAAATCTGCCGGTGAACAAGCGGTTCTTCCCCGGCGGCGACAACAGCATCCGTGGTTACCAGATGGGCGAAGCCGCGCCGCGCGGAGCGGACGGCCGTTTCCTGGGCGCCAAGAGCTATGCTCTCCTTAACGTGGAGTTGGAACAGGCGCTCACCCAGACTTGGTCGGTAGTGGCGTTTGCCGATGCGCTGGGCAATGCCACGCAGTTGCGTGACTATCCATTCCGCGAGCGGCTCTACAGCGTCGGGCTGGGGCTACGGTACCAGACGATCGTGGGTCCGGTTCGCCTCGAATACGGCCGCAACGTCAATCCCCGGCACGACGATCCGCCGGGCACGTGGCAGGTATCCATTGGCTTCCCCTTCTAG
- a CDS encoding response regulator translates to MARILIIDDDDLLRDVLARTLAISGHIVDQADNGQAGLDRFRAAPADVVITDIVMPVQEGVETILQLRREQPKVPIIAMSGGVANSKLYLNIAGRIGADYVLSKPFSPQELLEAVNRVVGRSPPQQ, encoded by the coding sequence ATGGCCCGTATCCTGATCATTGACGACGACGACCTGCTTCGCGACGTGCTCGCCCGGACTCTGGCGATTTCAGGCCACATCGTCGATCAAGCGGACAACGGCCAGGCCGGGCTGGATCGTTTCCGGGCCGCGCCCGCCGATGTCGTCATCACCGATATCGTCATGCCGGTACAGGAGGGCGTTGAAACCATTCTTCAGTTGCGTCGCGAGCAGCCCAAAGTGCCGATCATCGCGATGTCGGGAGGCGTCGCCAATTCGAAGCTCTACCTGAATATCGCCGGGCGCATCGGCGCCGACTACGTGCTCTCGAAACCGTTCTCGCCGCAGGAACTGCTCGAGGCGGTCAACCGGGTCGTAGGGCGGTCGCCGCCGCAGCAGTAA
- a CDS encoding zinc metallopeptidase translates to MITTIAAALIPGWLFFVLFIAVFIFAMYAQMRVSSTYAKNAQIPSRGGIRGREAAEAVMAHAGITDVTIEETEGHLTDHYDPINKRLVLSSENYHGSSLAALGVAAHEAGHAIQHKVGYSMLNLRMALVPATSIVSKVLPIVMIAMFILPMFAHLRGVVLDIAIICYAVLTFFQLVTLPVEYDASRRAKVQLVQLGIVDRDEMEGVDQTLNAAALTYLAAFIGSLLNLIYLLSARRDD, encoded by the coding sequence ATGATCACCACAATCGCAGCAGCACTCATCCCTGGATGGCTGTTCTTCGTTCTCTTCATCGCGGTCTTTATCTTTGCGATGTACGCGCAGATGCGCGTTTCGAGCACGTACGCGAAGAATGCCCAGATTCCCTCGCGCGGTGGCATCCGCGGTCGTGAGGCCGCCGAGGCGGTCATGGCTCACGCCGGCATCACCGATGTGACGATCGAAGAGACCGAAGGACATCTGACCGATCACTACGATCCGATCAACAAGCGGCTGGTGCTGTCCTCGGAGAACTATCATGGCTCAAGCCTGGCCGCGCTCGGCGTAGCCGCGCACGAAGCAGGCCACGCGATCCAGCACAAGGTCGGTTACTCGATGCTGAATCTGCGCATGGCGCTGGTGCCGGCGACGAGCATTGTCTCGAAGGTTCTCCCGATCGTGATGATCGCGATGTTCATTCTCCCGATGTTCGCCCATCTGCGCGGCGTCGTTCTGGATATCGCCATCATCTGTTACGCGGTCCTGACCTTCTTCCAGTTGGTCACGTTGCCGGTCGAGTACGACGCGAGCCGCCGCGCCAAGGTGCAGCTCGTGCAGCTCGGAATCGTCGACCGCGATGAGATGGAGGGCGTGGACCAGACACTCAATGCTGCGGCCTTGACCTATCTCGCCGCATTCATCGGTTCCCTGCTGAACCTGATCTATCTGCTCTCCGCGCGCCGCGACGACTAA
- a CDS encoding HDOD domain-containing protein has protein sequence MSPAASVPVPCACAAPYSEDEIKRRIVACPKLASLQSVNRELNALVRSERSVLSQIAEVIRRDPSLAARLLRMVNSVYFGLSTHVNNIEEAVFFLGLRQVRELAMATPVLEELGRLQSGRPLPWRDLWTHSIGTAIMTREILSSTALHIDDDTDYLVGLLHNVGKIIMAYAFPDELQAIIATRVHTPADVAAREREIIGWDHGQIGAYYLGRHNLPDEIVMAVEHHDAPEKAPEHQFFAAAIQVADYVVRHHAIHSGFEQVDSIPTDAWMSLPGWSILYGNEDHENELARAAIGNSLRRLPSMIEGLL, from the coding sequence ATGTCTCCTGCCGCCTCCGTTCCCGTCCCTTGCGCCTGCGCCGCGCCCTACTCGGAGGACGAGATCAAGCGCCGAATTGTTGCCTGCCCCAAGCTCGCTTCGCTGCAGAGCGTCAACCGGGAGCTCAACGCGCTCGTGCGGTCGGAGCGCAGCGTCCTCTCTCAGATTGCCGAGGTCATCCGCCGCGACCCGTCCCTCGCGGCGCGGCTGCTGCGCATGGTCAATTCGGTCTATTTCGGGCTGTCGACCCACGTGAACAACATCGAGGAGGCCGTGTTCTTCCTCGGCCTGCGTCAGGTGCGCGAGCTGGCGATGGCCACCCCCGTATTGGAGGAGCTGGGACGTCTGCAGAGCGGGCGTCCCCTCCCGTGGCGCGACCTGTGGACGCACAGCATCGGCACCGCGATCATGACGCGGGAGATCCTGAGCTCCACCGCGCTGCACATCGACGACGACACCGACTATCTCGTCGGCCTCCTGCACAACGTGGGCAAGATCATCATGGCCTATGCCTTCCCCGACGAGTTGCAGGCCATCATCGCCACCCGGGTGCACACGCCGGCAGATGTGGCGGCGCGGGAGCGCGAGATCATCGGCTGGGACCACGGCCAGATTGGCGCCTACTACCTTGGCCGGCACAACCTCCCCGACGAGATCGTGATGGCGGTTGAACACCACGACGCCCCGGAGAAGGCGCCCGAACATCAGTTTTTCGCCGCGGCCATCCAGGTCGCGGATTACGTCGTCCGCCATCACGCGATTCACAGCGGCTTTGAGCAGGTCGATTCCATCCCTACCGATGCGTGGATGAGTCTCCCCGGCTGGAGCATCCTCTACGGCAACGAAGACCATGAGAACGAACTGGCCCGGGCCGCGATCGGCAACTCGCTGCGCCGACTGCCCTCCATGATTGAGGGGCTGCTGTAG
- a CDS encoding response regulator, which produces MMHVLYAEDDPHVAEVVRFAFSHAGADIELDVTTTGRGCLATMQEREYDVLLLDLMLPDLDGLRVLSELAARRDTTPVIMVSGHGQHELAVRALRAGAIDCIDKSSPEFRRIPEIVRRVQARHPRRRTGALSDGALPRRLLFLDPLPEERDQFAVFLATSVPALQITTDAPAALESILRSGAAPGAVVVGPNVESGEMLAALRQLRAHDEGLPVIVISGRQDAETSIAAFKLGAHDFLLRGPDCYTELVFSLHHALRQADAERLNAELTRQLEALNQSLADQVAARTRDLENEIVVRREAEHRAEENAARLQALSTRLLSVQEEERHRLAQELHDQIGQLLTGLRFQLEAARDNGSAEGLRGALAVTDELLRSVRALTLQLRPRLLDDLGLRPALEWHAKTVHQQTGTAIELELSLPERRFSPQIEIAVFRMVQEALTNVARHSGANAAVVTVTADESILHVEVADRGRGFDAAAALARRDSLGLAGLAERVRLTGGRFEIFSQAGQGTRLHAEFDLGPHSYAS; this is translated from the coding sequence ATGATGCATGTGCTCTACGCCGAAGACGATCCGCATGTCGCGGAAGTGGTCCGGTTCGCGTTCTCGCACGCCGGCGCGGACATCGAGCTCGATGTTACGACGACCGGCCGCGGATGCCTCGCCACGATGCAGGAGCGCGAATACGACGTCCTGCTGCTCGACCTGATGCTGCCCGACCTCGACGGCCTGCGCGTACTCAGCGAGCTTGCCGCACGCCGCGACACCACCCCGGTCATCATGGTCAGCGGCCATGGGCAGCATGAGCTTGCCGTGCGCGCGTTGCGGGCCGGCGCGATCGACTGCATCGACAAGAGCTCGCCGGAGTTCCGCCGCATTCCCGAGATTGTGCGCCGGGTGCAGGCCCGACACCCCCGGCGACGCACGGGCGCCCTGTCCGACGGCGCGCTGCCACGCCGCCTGCTTTTCCTCGATCCCCTCCCCGAAGAGCGCGACCAGTTCGCCGTGTTTCTCGCGACCAGCGTGCCGGCGTTGCAGATCACCACGGACGCTCCAGCCGCACTCGAATCGATCCTGCGGTCGGGCGCTGCGCCTGGCGCAGTCGTCGTCGGTCCCAATGTCGAGTCGGGCGAGATGCTCGCGGCGCTGCGCCAGTTGCGCGCCCACGACGAAGGCCTGCCGGTCATTGTCATCTCCGGCCGCCAGGACGCGGAGACTTCCATCGCCGCCTTCAAGCTTGGCGCGCACGACTTTCTCCTGCGCGGCCCCGACTGCTACACCGAGCTCGTCTTCTCGCTCCACCACGCGCTGCGTCAGGCGGACGCCGAGCGACTCAATGCCGAGCTCACACGCCAGCTCGAGGCCCTGAACCAATCGCTGGCCGATCAGGTCGCCGCGAGAACCCGCGACCTGGAGAACGAGATCGTCGTACGGCGCGAAGCGGAGCACCGCGCCGAGGAGAACGCGGCACGCCTGCAGGCACTCTCGACCCGGCTCCTGAGCGTCCAGGAGGAGGAGCGCCACCGCCTCGCCCAGGAACTGCATGACCAGATCGGGCAACTGCTCACGGGCTTGCGGTTCCAACTCGAGGCGGCCCGGGATAACGGCTCTGCCGAGGGGCTGCGCGGCGCGCTGGCCGTGACCGACGAACTGCTGCGCAGCGTGCGCGCGCTCACCCTCCAGTTGCGCCCCCGGCTGCTCGATGACCTGGGGCTCCGCCCGGCGCTCGAGTGGCACGCGAAGACCGTCCACCAGCAGACCGGCACGGCGATCGAACTGGAGCTGTCCCTGCCGGAGCGGCGCTTCAGTCCGCAGATCGAGATCGCCGTTTTCCGCATGGTCCAGGAGGCGCTGACCAATGTGGCCAGGCATTCCGGCGCCAACGCGGCGGTGGTCACCGTCACCGCCGACGAGTCGATCCTCCACGTGGAGGTGGCCGATCGCGGCCGGGGGTTCGATGCCGCGGCCGCCCTCGCCCGGCGCGATTCGCTCGGGCTGGCCGGGCTCGCCGAGCGGGTCCGGCTCACCGGCGGCCGCTTCGAGATATTTTCCCAGGCCGGACAGGGCACCCGTCTCCACGCCGAGTTCGACCTCGGCCCCCACTCCTACGCGTCATGA